The genomic DNA CGGGAGGAAGGGATGAGATCGTTTGTGGAAAAAAGGGACCCGGTTTTTAAAGGAAGATAACGAGGGGCCTTATTAAAGGATAGCCTCTGTGTGGCCGTGGGCATGGCACTGGATATTGACGGCCAGGGGGAGGCTGACGACAGGCCCATTTCTTGTATGTCAATGAAGAACCAATCAATAGAATTGCTGATGGAAAAAGGAGGGTTTATGGCAGCTTTTACTTTTAACCACATTCATCTCTACAGCCGGGATCCCATGGCCACCGCTCAGTATTATCACCGGATGTTCGACGCGAAAATAATCGAATCGGTCCAAACGGACGGCCGACGCCGAATCGACATAGATATCAATGGCCTGGCCATTTTTATCTTGCGGGTTCCCGCGGAAACCGATATGCCCGACAGTCCGGTAGTCCCTCACCTGGGGCTTGACCATTTCGGTTTCCGGGTGTCCAACTTGGATAAAGTCGCAGCCGAATTAAAACGCAAGGGAGCAGAATTTGCCGTGGAACCTTACACGATCCGG from Deltaproteobacteria bacterium includes the following:
- a CDS encoding VOC family protein; amino-acid sequence: MAAFTFNHIHLYSRDPMATAQYYHRMFDAKIIESVQTDGRRRIDIDINGLAIFILRVPAETDMPDSPVVPHLGLDHFGFRVSNLDKVAAELKRKGAEFAVEPYTIR